CAAGGAGCGAGGAGGAGGCGATGCAACGGAGCGCATCGCGGACGACGAGCGACACCGCGGGCGGCCTGAAGTCGCGGCGTCCCTTCGGGTTGCGGCGTCAGCGGGCCGGCTGCCACGTTGCGGCTCCTCAGCGATGCATTCCAGGGCATCGCCTGCGTCGCCGCGCCTCGCATCCAGCCCGCTGACGCCGGCAACGCAGCCCACGGGGATTTCTGGACAGGCTCCTAGGCCAGGCGCCGTGCCTCACGCCCGTCCGCCCGCCGTGCTTCACAGCCGCTGTTTGCCTCCGAAGTCAGTACTGGAGAGGAGACCCCGTTGGAGCGCTCGGTGACCCGACCGCTGAAGGTGTACCTTGCCGCGCCGCTGTTCACCCAGCACGAGCGAAGCTGGAACCGCGAGTTCGCCAGCCACCTGCAACAGCGTCTGGGCTGTTCAGTGACGTTGCCCCAGGAAATCCCCCTGAGCGCGGCCGCGCCGGCGGCGAAGCAGTTCGCCCGGATCTTCCGCCAGTGTCTTGCAGGTCTGGATGCCTGCGATGTGGTGGTGGCCGTGCTCGATGGACCCGATGCCGACTCGGGCACTGCCTTTGAGGTTGGCTATGCGTACGCTCTTGGCAAACCCGTGGTCGGGGTTCGGACCGACTACCGCGAGCAGCAGGAGCGGGGGACAAACCTGATGCTCGCCCGGAGCTGCGCGGGCTTCGTCCGCCCACGTGCATTCGATGATGACCTGGGCGCCCTCGCCGCGGCGGTCGCACGGCAGGTGCGGAGGGTTGCGCGGTGACGGTGGCGGGGCCAATCAGGCGGCGAGATCGCGTGTGGGAAATTGCGACTCGCCGGTGCGGCGAGGTGTCCGAGCGCCCGACGCTCTGGCATAAACCCTGTGTTGCGTGCGGGTTATGGTTGTAGCGACGCCGTCTGCTGGATGCGTTCTTGGCGCTAAAGTTTTCGGCACTCCCCTCGACTAACTCAATGGAGAGGGAGAGGATCGGTTGGCGCCCCGAACCACAGCGCGCAGAGGTGTTGAGAAGATGGACAGGCGGACGCAGCGCAGCGGACAACCCGTGCGGAAGCGGGCTATGGCAGGAGAGCGCGCCCGGCTGGCGGAACTGAAGCGTGCGATTCAGGAAGGCGAATACGAGACCCCCGAGAAGCTCGACGACGCGCTGCGAAACCTCCTCGCCGATCTGCGGTCCGTTCGGCTCAAGGCCCCCGTCAGCCGCGCGGGTGGAAGCGGCGGTGGACGTCCTTGAGCCTGTCCTTGTCCACGTGCGTGTAGATTTGCGTCGTCATGATGCTGGCATGCCCGAGCATCTCCTGCACCGAGCGCAGGTCGGCCCCCCCCGCCAGCAGATGGGTCGCAAACGAGTGCCGAAGGGTGTGGGGCGAGACCTGTTTGCGCACCCCGGCCAGGCGTGCGTAGCGTTTCACCAGAGCCCAGATGGCGAGCCGGGTGAGACGGCGGCCGATGCGTGACAGGAAGAGCGCCGGCTCCGGCCGTCCCCTGGCCAGCGCGGGGCGCACCTCCGCTGTGTAACGCCGAACCCAGTCTACCGCCGCGCGGCCGATCGGGACCACTCGTTCCTTCGAGCCCTTGCCAAGGCAGCGGAGATAGCCGTAGTCGTGGTGCACGCTGTCGGTGTTCAGCGAGGTTACCTCGCTGGCGCGCACGCCCGTGGCGTAGAGGACCTCCAGGATGGCCTTGTCGCGGATGCCCAGGGGGGTGGCCGTGTCCGGCGCGGCCAGGAGCGCATCCACCTCCGCGGGGCTCAGGACGGCCGGCAGCCGGCGCCAGAGCCGGGGAGAGTCGAGCGCGGCCATGACGTTGCGCTCCACCTGCCCCTCGAGCGCCAGGTAGCGGTAGAACATTCTGACCGCCACGAGCATGCGCGCGATGGTGCCGACGGCGTAGCCGCGGTCCTTCAACTCCGCCAGGAAGCCCAGGGCCAGCGTCGTCGTCACGGTGCGGACGTCGGGTTGGGACCGACGCTCCAGGTAGTCGGCGAACAGTGCGAGGTCCCGGGCGTACGCATCCTGCGTGTTCACGGCCAGGGCGCATTCCACGGCCAGGTAGTCGAGGAATGCCTGGATCAGGGAGGCGGTGTCCATGGTCGTGCTCCGTGGCGGAGTCTATGGCTCAGGAGGAGCCGAGTCAACGGGGTCGCCGCGAGGGGAGCGCGGGCGGCTTGCCGGGGGCGCGGCGTCAGGGCGCGTCGCCCGTGGGCGCCTTGACCAGGATGCCTGTGAGCGTGCCGAAGCGTTCGGGCGTGTGCGCGGAGCGGGCATGGACGGGGGCCCAGTAGTCGTTCTCGGCCCGCGCGGGGCAGTTGCGCAGGGCGTTGAATGTCCACTCGGCAGCGAAGGCTGGGCTGCGGTCGAAGATGGGCCAGGGGAAGGCGAACTCGGCCTGCCAGGAGTCCTTGGCCACGCTTACGCCCACCGCATATTTCGGCTCCCAGCCTCGGTCCGGGTTTCCCGGGGACGAGTGGAAGGCGTCCCACGTCACCCCTCGGCAGTTCACCATGACCTGGTAATACGAGGTCCGGCGGCCGGCGGGGTCCAGGAAGAGTTCCACGGAATCGTCCTCGTAGAGTCCCTCGCCATCGTGCTTGGCCACCTTGGCCTTGAGGTTCCGGATGGCCTCTGGTGTGTCGAAGCACTCGATGGCGATGTAGAGGGCCTGCGCGTCCTGGCCCACGTAGAGGCGGGTCATGGCGGCGGGTTCCTCGCCGTTGGTCTGGCGGAATGTGGCGCTGCCGCTCGCCTCGCTCCAGGCCCTGTCGTCGAGGACGCCGTCTATCTTCGGCGGCTGGGTGACGCGGTGGACTCTGAGGCGGGGCGCTCCCTGAGGGGGAGGGGCGGTGGCATCGGTGGGCCCCGTGGCGGGCGGGCCGGGCGCGGCCTCGGTCGCGGCCGCGGCGCGGGACCTTACGGGGGCCTCGGACCGGGGGCCCGCCGCCGGCGTCTCGTCGGGCAGGGCGATGCGGAGGTCGAAGGGCTCGAACCTGACGGAGTCGAGCACCTGCACCTCGCTGACCGTGAGGATGCGGGCGGGCGTGATGGCGAAGCGGACGTAGCGCGCCGGCACGGGCTTGGGCGGGATGAGGGTGTGGTTGAAGCCCGTGGCCTGCTCGTCGTCGGGCATGAAGTGGTTGATCGGGATGTCCTTCCAGTAGAGCCCGAAGTCGAAGAAGCCCTGGCTGGCGAAGTCCTTGCCATCGAGGGATGTCAGGACCTCCACCTTGTCCTTCACCTCGCCCTTCAGGGCGTCCCACCAGGGCCAGCCGGCGCCGATCTGGATGCGGAAGGCGGCGCAGGTCTCGGGCTTGCCGAGGTCTACGGTAACCTCGGGCTTCTGCCCCTGTTTCCACGCGGCGCCGAACTTGGGCGTGACGCCGCCGACGAAGGGCGGCCCCACGACGCCGTCGGTGAGCTTCTTCCCGTCGGGATCGCCCGCGCCCCAGTTGGTTTCGGAGGGGACGGTGCAGGCGTAGGGCTTGCCTTCGGCGAGATTCCTGCCGTAAGTGACCCACTTGTAGAGCCACTTCTCGCCGCCGACGTCTTTCCCGTCCGAGTAACCTCCCGCAGGTCTCGGAGCCTGCGGGAGGCTGGCGATGCGGAGGGAGTTGACGATGGGGTGGTCGTGGCCGCCGACGTTGATGGTGTAGCGGCAGGGGAACTTCTCGACGATCTGGGTGTGGCGGCGGTTGACCCGCGAGCGGTCCTTCTGCACCTCGTCCCAGTCGAAGGTGACCTCGATGGGATAACCTCCCGAAGGTGTTGGAGCCTTCGGGAGGTGGTTCACCTCCATGCGGACGGCGTAGAGGCTGCATGCGTCGGTGCCGGCGGCGGAGCTGTTCCACAGGTACTTCGTCAGGACGGAGCGTGTGCCGGCAGGTATGCCTTCCACTTTCTCGTAGTGAATCACGTCCCAGGGCGGCTTGGTTTCTGTGAGGGAGTAGGTTTGCTTCCAGGTCTTGCCGCCGTCGAAGGAGTGGAGGAGGTCAATGTGCGACTTCGGGGCGCGGTTGTAGAAGCGGCCGCCGTAGGTCACGCGCGTGATGTCCGTCGGCGCGTCAATGCGGAAGACCACGTAGGCTTCCTCGTTCGGCCGGGCGGCGTACATCACGCCCATGTAGCCCGGGTGCTTTTCCTTCGTGGCGACGTTCTTCTCCTCCACCGCGTAGGGCTTGTAGGCAGAGCCTTGGAGGTCGGGCCAGAGGACGATGGAGCCGGTCTGCTCGCCGAGGCCGACGTAGACGGTGTTCCTGCCCAGGAGCAGCT
Above is a window of Planctomycetota bacterium DNA encoding:
- a CDS encoding nucleoside 2-deoxyribosyltransferase, translating into MTRPLKVYLAAPLFTQHERSWNREFASHLQQRLGCSVTLPQEIPLSAAAPAAKQFARIFRQCLAGLDACDVVVAVLDGPDADSGTAFEVGYAYALGKPVVGVRTDYREQQERGTNLMLARSCAGFVRPRAFDDDLGALAAAVARQVRRVAR
- the xerD gene encoding site-specific tyrosine recombinase XerD, encoding MDTASLIQAFLDYLAVECALAVNTQDAYARDLALFADYLERRSQPDVRTVTTTLALGFLAELKDRGYAVGTIARMLVAVRMFYRYLALEGQVERNVMAALDSPRLWRRLPAVLSPAEVDALLAAPDTATPLGIRDKAILEVLYATGVRASEVTSLNTDSVHHDYGYLRCLGKGSKERVVPIGRAAVDWVRRYTAEVRPALARGRPEPALFLSRIGRRLTRLAIWALVKRYARLAGVRKQVSPHTLRHSFATHLLAGGADLRSVQEMLGHASIMTTQIYTHVDKDRLKDVHRRFHPRG
- a CDS encoding sugar-binding protein — translated: MKRKLTSALCLIIVLGVLARAEVCNLKVVTDASPDYSDMDSMIHSITSKWPTPAEKCWAMFYWNHIARRQTQPMHLHGLDLTDPIRQFNDYGYTMCSTIAGINCSIWDAMGMKVKYWDISLHTVSEVEYDGRYHIYDNSMSAIYTLCDGKTIAGVEDVGKEGACAASGGRVEPGHIARYHCLNATSPRGFLTGADCERSLESEYGCFNPKGIKYRYYFYDWDRGHRYILNLRDGEAYTRHYKSLGTSAEFYVPNHGKDPESVNPRYRIRGNGIRTWKPTLPEGGITGTDAVFKVEGANVITALAIKAAFERKAEADVAALAVSTTNGLAWEEVWKADKTGNVPLDTKLVEPVNGAYEVLVKATLKGDAKLKDIEFTATTMLNSKTQPKLLLGRNTVYVGLGEQTGSIVLWPDLQGSAYKPYAVEEKNVATKEKHPGYMGVMYAARPNEEAYVVFRIDAPTDITRVTYGGRFYNRAPKSHIDLLHSFDGGKTWKQTYSLTETKPPWDVIHYEKVEGIPAGTRSVLTKYLWNSSAAGTDACSLYAVRMEVNHLPKAPTPSGGYPIEVTFDWDEVQKDRSRVNRRHTQIVEKFPCRYTINVGGHDHPIVNSLRIASLPQAPRPAGGYSDGKDVGGEKWLYKWVTYGRNLAEGKPYACTVPSETNWGAGDPDGKKLTDGVVGPPFVGGVTPKFGAAWKQGQKPEVTVDLGKPETCAAFRIQIGAGWPWWDALKGEVKDKVEVLTSLDGKDFASQGFFDFGLYWKDIPINHFMPDDEQATGFNHTLIPPKPVPARYVRFAITPARILTVSEVQVLDSVRFEPFDLRIALPDETPAAGPRSEAPVRSRAAAATEAAPGPPATGPTDATAPPPQGAPRLRVHRVTQPPKIDGVLDDRAWSEASGSATFRQTNGEEPAAMTRLYVGQDAQALYIAIECFDTPEAIRNLKAKVAKHDGEGLYEDDSVELFLDPAGRRTSYYQVMVNCRGVTWDAFHSSPGNPDRGWEPKYAVGVSVAKDSWQAEFAFPWPIFDRSPAFAAEWTFNALRNCPARAENDYWAPVHARSAHTPERFGTLTGILVKAPTGDAP